The following are from one region of the bacterium genome:
- the nagA gene encoding N-acetylglucosamine-6-phosphate deacetylase has translation MTESGTVAIIHAIILRPNREPRKGSILIRDGKIQELLPDQLPSLSRSVRKINAERNFVAPGFIDLHVHGAGGHHFSDRPYRNLYGIIRTLYRFGTTSCLPTLSALSPEEILEYIRFIKGPASKSKYRSSILGLNLEGPFISIGKRGAQPLRYIRKADPDCLRQFLKEADGLIKIMTLAPELPGGEDLISLLTASGVIAAIGHTQAGYDETRKAVERGLNYATHIFNSYPPLHHREPGALAAILEEELVNAELIADGVHVSPVLIRLLFRLKAFERIHLVTDGTAAMGKKLAKFTMGGRDVSVADGRASLNDGTLVGSVLPMNQALKNLVEYTSVPLSRAISLATLHPARVLGIDHVKGDLGEGMDADLVIFDRKFTVKRTMVGGKEVFPHPPGSGK, from the coding sequence ATGACCGAATCTGGAACCGTTGCCATCATTCATGCCATAATCCTGCGGCCCAACCGGGAGCCGCGGAAAGGAAGCATTCTCATCCGCGACGGGAAGATCCAGGAACTCCTTCCCGATCAGCTTCCCAGTCTTTCCCGGAGCGTCCGCAAGATCAACGCCGAGCGTAATTTCGTCGCGCCCGGATTCATCGATCTGCACGTCCATGGCGCCGGCGGCCATCATTTCAGCGATCGGCCCTACCGGAATCTCTACGGAATTATCCGCACCCTCTACCGGTTCGGGACCACTTCCTGTCTGCCCACGCTTTCGGCGCTCTCGCCCGAAGAGATTCTCGAATATATCCGCTTCATCAAGGGTCCGGCGTCGAAATCGAAATACCGTTCGTCGATTCTGGGCCTCAACCTGGAAGGACCTTTCATCAGCATCGGCAAGCGCGGAGCCCAGCCCCTGCGTTATATCCGCAAAGCCGACCCCGATTGCCTCCGGCAGTTCCTCAAGGAAGCCGACGGGTTGATTAAAATCATGACCCTGGCCCCGGAACTGCCGGGAGGAGAGGACCTGATATCGCTCCTGACCGCCAGCGGCGTGATCGCGGCCATCGGCCATACCCAGGCCGGGTACGACGAGACCCGAAAAGCCGTGGAGCGGGGTTTGAACTACGCCACGCATATCTTCAACAGTTATCCGCCCCTGCACCACCGCGAACCCGGCGCCCTGGCCGCCATTCTCGAGGAAGAACTCGTCAACGCCGAATTGATCGCCGACGGGGTGCACGTTTCCCCGGTTCTGATCCGGCTTCTGTTCCGGCTCAAGGCCTTCGAAAGGATTCACCTGGTCACCGACGGCACCGCCGCCATGGGGAAGAAGCTGGCCAAGTTCACGATGGGAGGGAGGGACGTCTCCGTCGCCGACGGCCGGGCCAGCCTGAACGACGGCACCCTGGTGGGATCGGTTCTTCCCATGAACCAGGCCCTGAAGAATCTGGTCGAATACACGTCGGTTCCGCTCTCGCGGGCCATCTCTCTGGCTACGCTCCATCCGGCCCGCGTGCTGGGCATCGATCACGTCAAGGGAGACCTGGGCGAGGGCATGGACGCCGATCTGGTCATCTTCGACCGCAAATTCACCGTCAAGCGGACCATGGTCGGGGGAAAAGAAGTGTTTCCCCATCCTCCCGGATCGGGGAAATGA
- a CDS encoding glycosyltransferase 87 family protein: MINRAGSVVTTVLWSLSLLAAGLVAASAGRYEGIDFYQYWSVGRIMAGGAPLDLYGRGKGESWEDRVVREFPYAGTDRRWRAAAGFRRELEVYSSPFLYALFSPLALLPYSRALDLFQLAGTAALVVFAAAGGAAARSRPWIPPLLLLLLLLAYQPAAADLRAANVNRLQLGMLGAVFWAGARDGPAGYGLAGFLLGLAVAFKPNLAPAAGLAAVSLLAWRKTAAAGRFFAGAALGGATAVAAAAVAWGGIGCWKRWVEAAAAMPPDIIPPRLGNYAPGWYFSRWAGTDLSIPLALGLFGVAAAAVAAGARRRMRSPEIFSSSWQAAIALGALVFILSSRLVWIHYYLLAVPAALILTSPPAKGWQIFLGAAGFALIALDPMLAVVPPPGIPAETLAVGTGAVLLLIGLIGKIVGKRPTPEARPG; encoded by the coding sequence ATGATAAACCGGGCGGGTTCCGTCGTCACTACCGTACTCTGGTCTCTCTCCCTGCTTGCGGCCGGGCTGGTCGCGGCTTCGGCGGGGCGCTACGAGGGGATCGATTTTTATCAATACTGGTCCGTGGGCAGGATTATGGCCGGAGGGGCGCCCCTCGACCTCTATGGTCGAGGAAAGGGGGAGAGCTGGGAAGACCGCGTGGTCCGGGAATTTCCGTACGCCGGAACCGACCGGCGGTGGCGGGCGGCCGCGGGCTTTCGCCGGGAGTTGGAAGTCTACTCTTCTCCCTTTCTCTACGCTCTGTTCTCTCCTCTGGCCCTGCTTCCCTACTCCCGGGCGCTCGATCTCTTCCAGCTGGCGGGCACGGCGGCCCTGGTCGTCTTCGCCGCGGCCGGCGGCGCCGCCGCCCGTTCCCGGCCCTGGATCCCTCCCCTGCTGCTGCTGCTCCTCCTCCTCGCCTATCAGCCGGCGGCAGCCGATCTCAGGGCCGCCAACGTCAACCGTCTCCAATTGGGGATGCTGGGAGCGGTTTTCTGGGCGGGTGCGCGCGACGGCCCGGCCGGGTACGGGCTCGCCGGGTTTCTTCTGGGCCTGGCGGTGGCTTTCAAACCCAACCTGGCGCCGGCGGCGGGGTTGGCGGCGGTGTCGCTCCTGGCCTGGAGGAAGACGGCCGCGGCCGGACGCTTCTTCGCCGGGGCCGCGCTGGGAGGGGCCACGGCCGTGGCCGCCGCCGCCGTCGCCTGGGGCGGGATCGGGTGCTGGAAACGATGGGTGGAAGCGGCGGCGGCCATGCCTCCCGACATCATCCCTCCCCGCCTGGGAAATTACGCCCCGGGCTGGTACTTCTCCCGTTGGGCCGGCACCGATCTGAGCATTCCCCTGGCGCTCGGGCTCTTCGGGGTCGCGGCGGCGGCCGTCGCCGCCGGCGCGCGCCGGCGGATGAGGAGCCCCGAGATTTTTTCCTCTTCCTGGCAGGCGGCGATCGCCCTGGGCGCACTGGTCTTCATCCTTTCCTCCCGCCTGGTCTGGATCCATTACTATCTTCTCGCCGTTCCCGCGGCTTTGATCCTGACCTCTCCCCCCGCGAAAGGATGGCAGATTTTTTTGGGGGCCGCGGGGTTCGCTCTCATCGCTCTCGATCCCATGCTCGCGGTCGTCCCCCCACCGGGAATTCCGGCCGAAACCCTGGCCGTCGGGACCGGAGCCGTTCTCCTCCTGATCGGGCTTATCGGAAAAATCGTCGGGAAAAGACCGACCCCGGAAGCGCGCCCGGGCTAG